The Lewinella sp. 4G2 nucleotide sequence AAGCCCGCCGCGGTGAGCTCCGCCATGATGGCTGCTCCGACGACGATCGTAGCTTCCGCGGTGGCCCGCCGATCCGTGATCTTTTTGTCGCCAACGTCGACCATAGTAGGGCGGCCGGAATCATCAAGGTGGGTGAGGGGCATGGGGTTTGGATTAGGGATGAGAAGAGCTTAGCCGCCAATGGAAGTCATTGAAGCAAAAGTGGAACTCGATTGCTCCAACTTCTGAGTAACGTGGCCATTAACGTGCTTACCCGCCACAAAAATAGTGATGAGTTCGGCGAGTTCGGATTCGCCAATGCCCGCTCGTAGAAGCGGCCGCAATTCAAGGCCTTTAGTGGAGTAAAGGCAGTTCAGCAGCGTCCCTTTCGGCGTCACCCGCAGGCGATTGCAGCTGCCGCAAAGCGTGCGACTGTAGGCCGGAATGATGCCAAAACTGCCAAGGTAGCCAGGCACACGATACCGTTGCGCACTACTGTGGCGATCGTCCGTATTAACGGCTAAATCGGGGTGCTGGGAACGAATACGAGTAAGCATCTCCGTGGCCGATAAGAAGAGATGGTGGTTGCCATCACCATCGTTAAAGGGCATGGCTTCGATGAAGCGAACGTCAATGGCCCGATCTTTGGTGAGGGCCACGAAATCGAGCAACTCGTCGTCGTTACGGCTCGCCATAACGACCACGTTGATCTTAGTATTCAGCTGCGCAGCTTGAAGCAATTCCAGCGCCCGCCAGGTGCCGTCAAATTCATCCCGACGGGTAATTTCGAAGAAGCGTTCCGGCCGCAAAGTGTCCAGGCTGAGGTTATAATTGGTCAGGCCCGCCGCTACTAAACGGTCGAGGTGTTGGGGCAAAAGGATACCATTCGTCGTCATCGCCAGGGTGGGGAAGAGGGGGCTGAGGCCGTCCACCAAGTCCGTCAAACCACGGCGCGAGAGTGGTTCACCACCCGTCAGCCGGACTTTGTTGACGCCCAGATCGGCCAACGTTCGGCAAAGGAGCAGGATTTCCTCGAAGGTCAGCAGTTCGGAACGGGGGCTGAAATCGATACCTTCCGCCGGCATGCAGTACCGGCACCGCAGGTTGCACCGGTCCGTAACGGCCAGGCGCAAATAGGTAGTTTGGCGGTGGTGATTATCGAGTAGCATTACTTGCTCACGAAGGTAGTGCATTTGCCGGCCGGGAGGCGCGGGGAACAAGTGTATTGGATAAATATGACTTTCCGCCCGGATTCGAGGGGAAATCCCTAACAATACCGCTGCAAGTATCCCGCGGAATCACCTTGCGTACCGTACTTTCGCACCTAGCCCTCAGCGGGGCAGGATTTCACTTACTGTATGGCCAAAGCAAAAAAGAAAACTACCCAACCGGGCCTGAAGATGGGCTTCGGCGACGAGCGGGTGCCGAAACTCTTCGGCATTCTCCTCATCCTAATGGCCGTGTACCTTGGGGTAGCTTTCATTTCCTACCTCTTCACCTGGAAAGTGGACCAGGACCGCGTCCTCCGCTTCAGCTGGAAACTCCTCCTGAACGACGGCCCAACGGTAGACAATTGGCTCGGCCGCCTCGGCGCCTTTCTCTCTAATTTCTGGATGTATTTCCTCTTCGGAGTGCCCTCCTTCGGGGTGGTCTACCTGCTCTGGAAATTGGGCCTGAACTTCCTCCGCCGCCGCGTAATCAAGGAGATGATGGGGCCATTCGTAACCGTTATGCTCGCGATGATCGGCGGGGCGGTTCTACTGGAATTTCTCTTCGGGAGCGTTACCAATTTTCCCCTTGGTGGGGCCGTGGGCGCCTACCTGGTAAGCCACCTCACGCGGGTGCTCGGCGCATTTGGCGTGGTACTACTACTGTTCGCCCTCGTGGCGATCTATCTCGTCATTGAAGTCAAAATCGACTTCAACGGGACGCCGGAGCAGATCAAAAACGATATTTACGACCACTTTTCCGGTCGCCTACCCAAGCGCAAGGGCGCTGCCGCGGGTGCCGTGGAAGGGGGAAACGCCGGTGCCTTTACGCCGGGCGTTGCCCTGGAGGAAAGTTCCGGGCTAAAAATTCGGTCCACCGTTAACGTAAACGAACCGCTGCGACCCTCCAAGGAACGGGCCTCCGTCCTCCGGCCGGGTGGGGGAGACGACTTCGAAGTCGAAGGCCCCGCCACCCTGGGCGACAAGGGCATCGAACAGATCCCCGGCAAACAACTGGAAATGCCAATTGATGCCGTTGGTGACCTCACCGTCATCAGCCCGGACCCACTCGCGACGGGCGTAGACAACCTCATCATTGCGGATGGCGATACCGGTATCAATACCGACCTGGCCGCGACGGCCCAAAACCAAAACCACTCGGAGCCCTACGACCCGACGCTGGACCTGCCGAACTTTACATCCCCCATCGTTGAGCTGCTCATCGACCGCGACACGGGTTCCGCCGAAGTGGACCGAAGCGAGCTGGAGGCCAATAAGGACCAGATCATTGAGACCCTCCTTAATTACAAGATCGAGATCACCAAGATCCGCGCCACCATCGGGCCAACGGTAACGCTCTACGAGATCGTCCCCGCACCCGGCGTACGAATCAGCAAGATCAAGAACCTGGAGGATGACATCGCCCTCTCCCTGGCCGCACTTGGTATCCGGATCATCGCGCCGATCCCCGGCCGTGGCACCATCGGTATTGAGGTGCCGAACAAGAACCCGCAGATGGTCTCCATGCGCGAGGTCATCGAATCGGATAAGTTCCGCAACGCCAAAATGGATCTCCCGCTTGCGCTTGGTAAGACCATCAAGAACGAGGTGTTGATCGCCGACCTTGCTAAGATGCCTCACCTCCTGGTGGCCGGTGCGACGGGCCAGGGTAAATCGGTGGGTATCAACTCGATCATCATGTCGATCCTCTACAAAAAGCACCCCTCGCAGGTGAAGCTGGTGATGATCGACCCGAAGAAGGTGGAACTCTTCCCCTACGCTAAGTTGGAGAGCCACTTCCTGGCCTTCCTCCCCGGCCAGACGGAGCCCATCACGACGGAGACGACCAAGGTCATCCACATCCTTAACAGCCTCTGTATTGAGATGGACCAGCGGTACGACCTGCTGAAAAAAGCTTCCGCCCGGAACATTAAGGAGTACAACCAGAAGTTCGTGGCCCGCAAGCTGAACCCGGAGAAAGGCCACAAATTCCTCCCCTTCATCGTACTGGTCATCGACGAGTTCGCCGACCTCATCATGACGGCGGGTAAGGAGGTGGAGATGCCGATTGCGCGGCTCGCACAGCTCTCCCGTGCCGTCGGGATTCACCTGGTGATAGCTACTCAGCGCCCGTCGGTGAACATCATCACGGGGGTTATCAAAGCCAACTTCCCGGCCCGGATTGCCTACAAAGTGACGGCCAAGGTGGATTCCCGTACCATCCTCGATGGCGGCGGCGCCGACCAACTGATCGGCCGTGGTGATATGCTCCTGTCTAACGGCGGCGACATCGTCCGCCTCCAGGGTGCCTTCGTCGACACCCCCGAAGTGGAGGAGGTGATCGACTTCATCGGTAAGCAGCGCGGTTACGTGGAACCCTACTTGCTACCGGAGTACAACACCGACGAAGAAATGGCCGGCAGCGGCGCCCTCTCCTACGCCGACCTCGACGATATGTTCGAGGATGCCGCTCGCCTGATCATTCAGCAGCAACACGGCTCTACTTCCATGATTCAGCGCCGCCTGAAGCTGGGCTATAACCGCGCTGGACGGATTGTCGATCAGATGGAACAGTTGGGCATCGTTGGGCCAGCTCAAGGTTCTAAGCCGCGGGAAGTACTCGTGTACGATGAGCAGGAATTGACGCGGTTTATTGATGATCTGAGAAATCGGGGGTAGACTCGGTGCGCGGCCTTCAGTCGGGATTTTTCGACAAGAAGATCAAGGGGATAAGGAGGAAAAGAGGTTTCTGGTCACGTCCTGCGGCCTGATTGGTTTCGCAAAGATGAATAAGAAGTTTAAGAAGAAAGAGACGCCCAGGTTCGCGGCCTCCGGCCGGGGAAAAGTGCTAATTATTGCTACGGGTTTAGTGTCAGGCTAAAGCCTAAGAGATGCCCGGATTCATGAGATATTGACAATCCCCAAACACCCACCCCAACCGCAGCTGCGATCTTTGCGCCATGCTAAGTAATCACCTCTCTTCCGAGTTCGGCCGCTTCCGACTGCTCGGCATTATTGAAGGCATTTCTTTCCTGCTGATCCTGGGGATCACGATGCCGCTGAAGTATATCTATGACCAGCCGGAACCCAACAAGATTGCGGGGATGATCCACGGCGCCCTGTTCATCTTTTATTGCGCCGGGGCGCTGATGTTCTACTGGCAACGGAAATGGCCGGTCTGGAAATTATTGGCCTTGTGGGGCGCGGCCATCATCCCATTCGGGACTTTTGTGGCGGATTGGAAGTTGTTGGCGGACCAGGAAGGGTAAGACCAGACCCGTACGGATTCAATTTAGTGCTGAGGTAGCCTCAGCGGAAACCCTGTATCCTCTCCCAATGCCTATCTCCGGCCGACCGCAACGGGGAAATCCTGCCCAAAGCCAAAGCTGGCGGGGTATTGGGCGGTCCCCGTTTTCTGCTCGGTCAGTTCCGGGACGACGCGGTCCAGGTACGCCTTTAGTTCATTCACGGTTACCCTTGTGTCGTCGCCGGCTGCCTTTCCCTTCAGCGCTTCCAACACGGCGTAGGTGAAAGCCCCGTGCCCCAGGTCGTCAAACTCGCTGGCTAGTTGTTCCGAGCCGGTCGAAGTGAGCCAGTGCGTGCCGGTGGAACGGGCCAGTTGGGCGATGGCGCGCTCCTCGGCAGCGCCCCTGGTGGCGATGGTTTCAACGGCGCTAGCGCTGTGGCAGGCATCGAGAATGTACAACTGCTTGCGGGCGGCTATGGCACTGGAGATGGCCTTCAGCTCCGTCGCGCTAATGCCCTTTGCCTTCAGGCCGTCATCATTTCCGTACAATTGAGTCAGGTCGTGGGGGATCAGGTAGAAGTCTCTGTCCACTCCCTCGGTCATCACCCCGTGCCCGGCGTAGTAGAATACTAGTAGGTCTTCTGGCTTTGCTTCCTGGCGGATTTTTTCCAGCGCCGCAATGATGTCCGATCGCGTCGCCCGGTCATTTCTGATGGGGTAGCGGCGGGTTTCGCTTACGATGCTCGCCATGCCTCCGGATAGCTGGGCGTCGATCCCACCGGCGTCGGCCTCCGCGTAGTTGAGGTTGTACTTTCGGTTCTTGTATTCGTTGATCCCAATGGTTATAAGGTGCAGCGTGATCCCCTTCTTCTCGGGCGCTGACGCAGGTGCGGTGTACGTAAGGCGGAGCAGGGCGGGAGCTGATTCGGTCCGCTGAGCGTTGACGGCGACGGCTCGGAAGTCATTATCACCCTCCAGTAAGCGGACGTTGTAGGTCTTGGTCTCTCCGTCCTCAGTATCGTCCTCGACGACCAAATTTCGGTCGGTCCGGTCGATGAGTTTTCCGTTGTGGTAGAGGCGTAGTTCTTCGATGGCGCTTCCCCTCCCGGTGCCCTCTATCACCAGCTTGGCATCCTGCGTCAGCGCCCTGATTGTTTGGATACTTTCGTCGTCATCTTCCACGATGAGGTTGCGCGTTCCGGCCAGGTAAGTCAATTTCACGGTGGGTGGGTCCTGCAATTGGCCAATTTTGATGGAACTGACTGGCGGTAGGGGTGAGCGCGTAAGGACCTGACCCAGCAAATTGGGCGTGAGGAAATTTTCAAAGTACTGCTCCAAAGGAACCAAGCGAGAACCTACCCGGTAGTGCATCAAGCCCAGCGCGCCTTCGGTTGCATCGAAGCGGCCATCGGGAGCGATGGTAACCCACTCGTTGGGGTTCGCGAAGAAGAAAAACTTGGCTTTTTCTTCGCCCGTACGCTCGTCCCAGAGCCGGATGGTGTTGTCAAACCCGGCGCTCAAGTGAAAGCCATCCACCAAAAATCCATTGGCGATAATCATGTTAACGTGCCCGGAAAAGGTCTGGCCGGTGCGTTGACTGCCGACCTCCATGATTCGTATGTCTTCTCCCATTTTCCCGTCACTCCGTACAGTTAATTTATCTCCGCTGGGGTGCTTTGCTCCGTCCATTGCGAGAGGGCCGCGGGTTGAAAATTCGGTAACGGGTTTTCCATTGGTAGCCCGCCACTGGAAGACGTCTTTATAATCGCCCCCCGTCAGCAAAGTACCGTCAGCGTTGAAGGCGTACCCGGTGAGCGATGAGGCTTTGAACCATTGCTCCTTTCCGTCGCTAGTCCGAAACGCGGCGGTGATAGCTGTATAGTCGTTACCATTGCTCCCACCCGCCCGGTAGCCCGTGGCGACCAACTGCTCTCCATCGGGCGAGATGGCGATACCGTGGTAAATATCGAGGGCATGGTTTGGGTCGGGATCAAAAGACTTGACCCACGCCGCCGCAGTTGACCCAGGCGGATAGAATGCTACCCCGGCGGCCGATACGACCCCAATCACTCCCTCTCTACTCACGGCAGACCAGAGTGGCTTACTGAACGGCAACGCTAATGATCGCGTCCTACCGGTAACCACGTCATGGACCAAGACGGATCCGTTCTTTGTGTCCACCGTCGTCAGAAACTGCCCGCCGGGGCTTAGGGCTAATTTTACGTAATCGGGTACCTCCGTAGCGTAGCGGAGCCGAGGCCCCCGCCCGGTCAGGTCGTAGACGCGAACACTCCTTTCCCGACCGGATACCGCAAAGCGAGAACTATACGGATCGGTCACGAAATCGCTGATAGAAAGTGTCCCCGCCCCAAAGACGCGCGGAGCCGCACCGCCCGCCGGATCGGTAACTTGAAT carries:
- a CDS encoding caspase family protein; translated protein: MSTSLLAQGPELVLPTNHTEPIRGLVLSKDGRTVASSSGTDVKLWEYRTGRLIKNFNFPGESSFTSYKDFLAFSNDDKYLLALSDEALHLIDLRSLEVVDQKQLFTTENRILNRTSHTGAVSAHPDGSRFHFERLIDGKTSLEEYTIVDRRLTTVATFDVSGEVKKPARRISYSPDGNLVLVTFTSTMGNKIINLTKREAFDYNYGESYLPDGNLLVQFREEGATTLRAVTVAGETIWEKKISNPIFKQWQPEFSNLAFSIPDQQFYYGLKDGGMISGNYRTGANVGYRQKPAGATGEALLISTNGDLVVTTQSPVSIQVTDPAGGAAPRVFGAGTLSISDFVTDPYSSRFAVSGRERSVRVYDLTGRGPRLRYATEVPDYVKLALSPGGQFLTTVDTKNGSVLVHDVVTGRTRSLALPFSKPLWSAVSREGVIGVVSAAGVAFYPPGSTAAAWVKSFDPDPNHALDIYHGIAISPDGEQLVATGYRAGGSNGNDYTAITAAFRTSDGKEQWFKASSLTGYAFNADGTLLTGGDYKDVFQWRATNGKPVTEFSTRGPLAMDGAKHPSGDKLTVRSDGKMGEDIRIMEVGSQRTGQTFSGHVNMIIANGFLVDGFHLSAGFDNTIRLWDERTGEEKAKFFFFANPNEWVTIAPDGRFDATEGALGLMHYRVGSRLVPLEQYFENFLTPNLLGQVLTRSPLPPVSSIKIGQLQDPPTVKLTYLAGTRNLIVEDDDESIQTIRALTQDAKLVIEGTGRGSAIEELRLYHNGKLIDRTDRNLVVEDDTEDGETKTYNVRLLEGDNDFRAVAVNAQRTESAPALLRLTYTAPASAPEKKGITLHLITIGINEYKNRKYNLNYAEADAGGIDAQLSGGMASIVSETRRYPIRNDRATRSDIIAALEKIRQEAKPEDLLVFYYAGHGVMTEGVDRDFYLIPHDLTQLYGNDDGLKAKGISATELKAISSAIAARKQLYILDACHSASAVETIATRGAAEERAIAQLARSTGTHWLTSTGSEQLASEFDDLGHGAFTYAVLEALKGKAAGDDTRVTVNELKAYLDRVVPELTEQKTGTAQYPASFGFGQDFPVAVGRR
- the moaA gene encoding GTP 3',8-cyclase MoaA — encoded protein: MLLDNHHRQTTYLRLAVTDRCNLRCRYCMPAEGIDFSPRSELLTFEEILLLCRTLADLGVNKVRLTGGEPLSRRGLTDLVDGLSPLFPTLAMTTNGILLPQHLDRLVAAGLTNYNLSLDTLRPERFFEITRRDEFDGTWRALELLQAAQLNTKINVVVMASRNDDELLDFVALTKDRAIDVRFIEAMPFNDGDGNHHLFLSATEMLTRIRSQHPDLAVNTDDRHSSAQRYRVPGYLGSFGIIPAYSRTLCGSCNRLRVTPKGTLLNCLYSTKGLELRPLLRAGIGESELAELITIFVAGKHVNGHVTQKLEQSSSTFASMTSIGG
- a CDS encoding DNA translocase FtsK yields the protein MAKAKKKTTQPGLKMGFGDERVPKLFGILLILMAVYLGVAFISYLFTWKVDQDRVLRFSWKLLLNDGPTVDNWLGRLGAFLSNFWMYFLFGVPSFGVVYLLWKLGLNFLRRRVIKEMMGPFVTVMLAMIGGAVLLEFLFGSVTNFPLGGAVGAYLVSHLTRVLGAFGVVLLLFALVAIYLVIEVKIDFNGTPEQIKNDIYDHFSGRLPKRKGAAAGAVEGGNAGAFTPGVALEESSGLKIRSTVNVNEPLRPSKERASVLRPGGGDDFEVEGPATLGDKGIEQIPGKQLEMPIDAVGDLTVISPDPLATGVDNLIIADGDTGINTDLAATAQNQNHSEPYDPTLDLPNFTSPIVELLIDRDTGSAEVDRSELEANKDQIIETLLNYKIEITKIRATIGPTVTLYEIVPAPGVRISKIKNLEDDIALSLAALGIRIIAPIPGRGTIGIEVPNKNPQMVSMREVIESDKFRNAKMDLPLALGKTIKNEVLIADLAKMPHLLVAGATGQGKSVGINSIIMSILYKKHPSQVKLVMIDPKKVELFPYAKLESHFLAFLPGQTEPITTETTKVIHILNSLCIEMDQRYDLLKKASARNIKEYNQKFVARKLNPEKGHKFLPFIVLVIDEFADLIMTAGKEVEMPIARLAQLSRAVGIHLVIATQRPSVNIITGVIKANFPARIAYKVTAKVDSRTILDGGGADQLIGRGDMLLSNGGDIVRLQGAFVDTPEVEEVIDFIGKQRGYVEPYLLPEYNTDEEMAGSGALSYADLDDMFEDAARLIIQQQHGSTSMIQRRLKLGYNRAGRIVDQMEQLGIVGPAQGSKPREVLVYDEQELTRFIDDLRNRG
- a CDS encoding DUF3817 domain-containing protein, which gives rise to MLSNHLSSEFGRFRLLGIIEGISFLLILGITMPLKYIYDQPEPNKIAGMIHGALFIFYCAGALMFYWQRKWPVWKLLALWGAAIIPFGTFVADWKLLADQEG